CTACGGTATCTCACCCTTCAGTATCTCCTTCTTTCTGCTTGACTTAGTTTCTGATTTGGTCACTATTGTCCTTCACGATGACAACTACCACCGAATATGCCCCTCCCACACGAAAGCCAGGGAACTATATTTCGGCTACTGCATCTCAGAACATTGACATGGAGGACAATTATAAGAATGGCGAAGAAATGGGTACCCGGTATGACCAGAGCGACATGACGCGCATGGGAAAAATCCAGGAACTCAAGGTATGCTGCTAGCACCCATTGCATAGTCAGGGATGATGAGCTAAACATTGACTATGAATGTTACGGCAGAGAAATCTTCGCCCCTTAGCCGCTCTAAGCTTTGCATCGGTACTCCAGGCGACCTGGGAATTTCTCCTGATGTGCGGGATTCATTTGGGTCTCCCAATGATGAAAGCTAGCTGACGCTACCGAAAACCGATTAGAGGAAACACCGAAGCGCTCGTGAACGGCGGCCGGGCCGGTTTATTCTGGACGTACATGTGGACCTTTGCTGGATTCGGGCTGATTATACTGACAATGTCCGAAATGGCATCAATGCAAGTGAAACTACGATCTCATTTAATATCTCGATCGCATTTGGACTAACAAGATGTGGAAAATGCAGGTCCCCTACCTCTGGTGGTCAGTATCACTGGGTTTCCGAGCTTGCATCTCCCAACTATCAACGTGTTTTGAGCTACATCACAGGCTGGATGTCGGTACTGGCATGGCAGGCAGGCGCAGCGTCGGGCTCATTCCTGACCGGCACCATTATACAAGGGTTAATCAGTGTGAAAGACCCAAGTTATGAGCCTGAGAATTGGCAGGGCACGCTGTTCGTTTTTGCAATGATCCTGGTTATTTACTTTTTCAACGTCTACGCGGCTAGTTGGATGCCCCGTATTCAAAACTTGCTGTTGGCATTGCACATACTTTGCTTTGTGGTAGTCATAACTGTCCTGTGGGCAATGGCCCCACGGCAACCTGCGAGCGCCGTATTACTGGAATTCAGCAATACCGGTGGGTGGTCCAGCATTGGATTAGCCCTAATGGTTGGCCAGATCTCTGCCATTTATGCCGGACTCAGCTCCGATGCCACGGCCCATATGTCCGAGGAAGTTCGCGACGCCGGTAGATATGTGCCGATCGCTATCGTCTGGGGTTTCTTCACCAATGGTGCCATGGCTATTGTCCTGGTAATTATCTATCTGTTCGCCATTCCATCCCTGGAAGATGCCCTAGATGACCCAACCGGCTTCCCTTTTATCTATGTTTTCAAGAATGCAGTTGGGACTGCAGGAGTGAATGGTCTGACGtccatcatcctcatcccgGTCATTTTCAGCAACATCCTCTTCAATGCGTCAACAGCGCGCCAAACCTATGCGTTCGCTCGTGATAAAGGCTTGCCGTTTGCCAAGTGGATCTGCAAAGTCAATCCGAAGCGGAAGCTCCCCGTGAACGCCATTGGGCTATCCTGTGTCATCAGTGGTCTCTTAGCCTTGATTAATATCGGCTCCGACACGGCGTTCCACGCGATTATTTCCCTAAACGTTGCAGCACTCATGTGGACATATGTGGTGTCAATTGGCTGTCTACTGTATCGCAGGCTGTCCTGCCCAGAAACACTGCCTCCACAACGGTGGAGCATGGGGAAATATGGAATCTGGGTGAACGCAGCAGCCCTGGTGTATGtagcttttgctttcttcttctcgttttGGCCCACCAGTACTCCGGTCACTCTCACCACTTTCAACTGGAGCGTGGTCATCTTTTCGGCCGTTTTCATCATCAGTGTGGCGATGTACATCTTCAAGGGGCAAAAGGAATATGCCGGACCGGTGATATCTGTGAGACGCGACGCAATGCCGCAGGCCCGGGTCCACCGACATAGCATTCGCCGAGAGACTTAGCATCGTGAGAAAAGGCAGCCTACGTCTattgttctcttctttcattgCACCTTCTAGTCCTTTGGCCAGCGGCCTTCTTCGGAGGCGTTCTCCATGTTGCCGGCCAAATATGAGAAAATAACGCCTCGATTAATTATGTATCGCAAATCAAGACCCAAAAGATTGTAGTCCAGATAATGACCCGCCAGTGTTCCTGAGTGGGACACATGGGCTACGTAATTATCCTCCTTACTAATGACATATATCCTTGTTGCAATAATATGTCACCTCGTCACCGTGAGTCATTGGTCGAGCTATTGCCCGGCGCAGCGAACAAAACCCTCGCAGCGGTCTCATCGGATCTCCCGGGACCTTGCTGAGTACTCGGTACTTTGGCGAGCTACATCTTGCTTAACTAGACGacctttcctttctattccATTTTTGTGTGTGTGAATCGGATGCAGGCTTACTCCAGTTTAATGATTATCCCATGATATCTCAAGACAAGTTCAAATGGTCACATCACCTCATACCTTGGACAGCCATGATTAAGCTACAGCTCAACATGAGGTAACTACTAACCATAGTGACATAAAAGACCCAAGTCTTCTACAGAAACTTTGTCATCATAGAGAGATAGAGGAAGCATTTAACAAGCCCGATCGCCCTCTTTCATGAAGCTCTCTCATCgtatataataatcataCCAGCCATGATGTCCTTGATAATCGTGGCTATGCTTCTGTGTGCGGGACTCAGTTCCCCCCTAGTCATTCGCCAATCCTGCCATGTTCAGGACGCAGCTCACACCTTCTACGGATTCCCCGACAACGATCCCCCCGGCTGTGTGATCGCATACGATTGCGGCCGAGGTCTGACAGCCGGGGGAGCTGGAACCTTCAACGACCCGTTAACCTTCGCCTCAGCCCCAGGCGAGTTTCAGATCTGTGAAATCATCTATGACCCCTATCTGCGCAAGTACCTTCGCATGGAGGATTCCTGTGACTCTTGCAATCGGGACTGGGCCAATAAGGTCTGGCATATCGATATCTGGACAGGATCCAGTACCGTCAATGGAGGAAATGATCAGGTCAATTGTGAAAACCGATTGACCCCGGCACCGCAGCATAAACCTATCATTCGAGGACCGGGGCCTAATCTACCCGTGGACGGTAGgcgcttctttctttgtcacGATAGATTTTTTGTCGCGGTGTATATGTTGACTGACTATAGCGACACCCCTCTATGTTACGTCCGTTTGCAACGCTGGAAGCGTACTTTCCAGTTATGATGCTCAGAGCTTCTGCTAAATATCATCGTATGGGTAAACGCCCCAATGATGTGGAAGGTTTATAAATAGCTGTCTTTATTCGCTCGAGAATCTCATGGTTTGTTGCCCTTATGGGTGTTGTTAATGCGTTCCTGCCAATGCTACGCTATTATGTCTGAGTAAATCCCATAGGAATGGAAAATTCGAAACTAGCATGACTTCATTGTGTAGTAGACTTGTATTCAGTCTTCTGTCATCCAGATTAGATGGACTGCACTGCATCATACTTGTCACGCCATGATCAGTATGTCGGCAAGTGCCTGTTTGCCATGTGGAATATGACGCTGCTGGCCAttggccttttcttcttgcgaCGCACCGGCTCCATAAGAAATTATCCACAGTTCTACTCTTTGTTCGAATTTCCGATCCGGTATAGCTGCAGCGCCATGTTTTTAGAGGGTTTCTTTGATTGAATGAATGTTTCGCCTTCCCGCTGGGGCACCGGGCAACAAAACCCTATCTCACGATCCTCAATAAGCATGCCCCGCAATTGAATGCTCAATCGACATTCACCACAAATGACAGTATAGGACTGTAATGTTCAGCTTCTTATTCACGCTATTGATACCCAgtagaggaagatgatggttgATTGGGATATACCAACTTGGGCCCTATATAAATCCTGCCCCTCTTGTCCCACCGAGCATTCCTGTAGGAACTAACTTCCGCTTTTGAGACACAGAAAGTAATACGACATCGTTTCACCAGAGAAGTAAGAAAATGCAGATCCACCAGCTAGTCCTGTTTTCCTTCGTTGGACTTGCAGCTTCTGCGCCTGTTGCGGAAGATAAGCGCAGTGGCATTCTAGATGGTATTTGATATTCTCCCTCACATTGCCTTGCGTCTAGCATCGATTCTAATCACCGCGAACGCAGGCTACGAGACAGCCGGTGATATGGACTTTCCCAACGCCCCCAAGAATGAGCCCACCCAAGAGCCAGACAGGTTGTTCAATGGAATCTATATACCTCACACCATCGAATGGAAAATCCCCCCTCATAGACGCTCGGAAGCTGAAACGGACTTGTCATCCGGTGGCGCCACGGAGACCGAGGACGATATCGAGGACTAGTGAGGAGGCTTGGTGTGTGTTACTAGGACAGCGCCGGGGAGTCCTCTCGGCAAGATATAACGCATCTCTGAGAGGGGACTGATACACAATGTCGATCAGGAAGTAATGTGGCTTGCGCGAGCATTGTTGCAACTATGAAAGAGCTATACCGTATTCGGAAGAATGGTGACAATCCTTTCATTGACGGCTTCTCGTCCTCGAAACTGTGCCCCTGTCATGATGCTCAGATGGAAATAAGCTCATAGTTGATGGGGATGCCAATCCGATGTCTTTGTTCCTCTCAATTTGCTCCCTTGATGTTCGTAATGCATAGATAATACCAAGAGCTGTCTGGGTATTTTCGAAAGGATATTCAGTGAAACCTTTGCCAATTTACCTCAAGGGTCAAATATCCATGCATAGTAAGGAGAATGTCTCGCAGATTCGTACAACATAGCTCACGAGTAATCTGTCAATCCTCGACTTGAGGAAGCTTCTCATAAACTTCAGGGTCAAGCCACTAGAGAAATGGTCGTACTTACCCCCTGAGACGAGGCATGGCAGCCAACCACACTGGCGTATCCCCTTGTGCAACCGTGCCACATAATCTCGCAACAAGCGCCGCCACACATGAGCTATCAAATATCGCAAGTCTAGAATCGTCCTCTGTCACTTGAGGTCAATTGACTTTATCCAAAACGACGATGGTACTGCTCCTAAGTGCCCAATACGATAAGAGGCGTGTTTCAGACAGAACTCTTTATACTTTACCCTCCTAGGCACTTAATTAAGGTTATGGGTATAAGTATCAGCAGGAGTTCTCACCATCCTCCCTACTAGAAACAGATTCAATCATCAAGTCCTCAAGTACACCACCCAAAcctctttcctttgccaCAAGACCTCCCACCCCAAAATGAGATTTCAACAGTTCGCTCTCTTCAGCTTGGTGGCTCTGGCAGCCGCAGTTCCTCTTTCTGCGAAGGATAACCGTGTCAAGCTTGCATCAGGTATATACCCTTCCATGCGCCTCTCCCATATATCTCATGTTCCAATCAAAGTTAACGAGTCATTGATGCAGAAGCCTCTCTGTCTCGTAAGAATGAGTACAGCGATATCTCCGCTCGTGCCACTATCCCTGGTATCAGGGGCGAGAAAGTCAATTTGATTCTTCGCGGTGAAACGGCCGCAAACGGTACTGGACATGGCagtggtggtgagggtggcAAGCAGGGCGGAGGAGGCAACGGAGGcggaaaggatgaagaaggtgaagaaggtgaagaaggcggagagggtgaagaagatgaagaaggtgatgatgaggagggcgatgacgaggagggtgagggtggtgatggtggaaaAGGTGATGATGGAAAAGGTGAAGAGGGCCATAAGGGTCCACACGGCGGCAAGCACGGTCATGGAGACGAGCACGGTCAGAAAGGCCGGCACGGTCAAGGAGGCGAGCATGGTCAAGGAGGTAAGCACGGTCAGGAAGGTGAGCAAAGTGAGGGAGGCCAGCACGGTCACGGAAACAAACATGGCCAGGAAGGCCAGCATAGTAAAGGAGGTGAGCACGGTCAGGAAGAACAGGATGGAAGCAACGGCCAAGAGGCCAAAGGAAATATGCAGAGAGCCAACCAAAGCCGCTAAACAAGGTGGACAAAGTGAGGACTGCATAGGGGAAACAGATCCAAACCGGGTACCGATTCACTCAGGAACCATTTTGGGCAAGCTGCTTTGGCCCATGGAGATATCTGGAGGAAGCAGTGGGAAGGTCATTAGTTTGCAGGGACTGGTCCTTGCCATTTACAAAGGCCTACTTTGACCTCCGTATTTTGACTCTATCATTAATTTCTTGTAGCCAAGTGCTGAAACATTTTTTCTCTATATCCAGATATCTAAAATTGGTCTATGTACAGTTACGCTTTATAAGCCCATGGTCCAGTAGAGCCGGACAGTCTAATTTGCCAAAGTTCCCTtgaacaacaacaattcCAGGAATCAAAGTGAAGCTCTCGTAGTCGCAGACTCTGATTTAGGAGGCCATTTCACACGCCGTTCGGCGCGCACGTACAAATTGTTGGGCCGGATTAGCTGGAACATAGGGTCGTACTCGATGGGCCCATCATTCTCCTTCGTGAATTTGTAACGATATACTAGCTTGGGCAAGAATACTTTGACTTCTTGTAGTGCAAAGTTGAAGCCAATGCACATGCGTGGACCAGTAGCAAAGGGGATATAGGCGGCCTTGTGTCTGTTCTTTACCTCCTCTGTGTCCCATCGGTCAGGGTCAAATCTGGTTGGGTTGCTCCAGACTTCCGGGTTATTGTGAAGGTGATGAAGAGCACCGACTACCACAGATTCCTCAGGTAGCTTATAACCTCCAGGTAAGATCATGTCGACCTTGGCGGTCCGTGCGGGCTGATAAGATGGGTTATGGCGACGCTGAGTTTCTTTGATCAATTTATCCATGAATGTTAACCGGTCTGTCAAGTCTGCTGTTATCTGGGTGTCCTCGGTAATATCGTTGTCGATCAGCTCTTGCAGTAAGCGATCCTGAACACCTGGGTACGTAACAAGACTGTATATCAACCAAGACAATAAAGAGCTCGTTGTAGTAAAGCCAGCTCCGGTTGCAACAACTAAGGACTGGATCAGACTTGTTTTAGGCAGCTTTTCACCCTTGTTGTCGGTGGCTCGGACGGCATAGTCTACTTCAGTCAGCAACTGCTTAGATACAAACCATGGCCACACTCACCGATCATGTTAGAGGCCTTCAAGGCAGCGTCTTGAAgtggaagatcttcaaccccGTTACGGCTGGCATTCTGGATCGACTGGTCCACTATGTCGAAGATACGATAGCGCATATTTCTCAACCGCTGCGGATCGCCAAACGGCAGCTTCGCATACCAATCACCCCTTGCGGTTACCTTCTTATTCAAAGACAGCGACTCCGCAATGATCTGAATAAGTTCATGGGGAGGTGCATCCGGAGAGGAGAAGTGATTGAAATCGATGCCGAGTACAAGCTTTCCAACAGCTTGGGATCCAAGTTTAAGCATATATTGGTAGACGTTCCAAGCCTCGCCGTTCTCGTCAAAATGATCGAATACTTTGAAAGCATCTTCGACTGTCTGTTGCATTGTAGGGGCATAATGCCGAACAGCCTTAGGGCCCAATGCTGGGGGAAGGAACTTATGTGCCGCTCTCCACTCCGGAGTGTCAGTATCCCCTAGGAACACACCGGCTTGTTGGTTCTTGATCGCATGGAGCGGGTGAGCTTCGTTAATCTTCTTGGTGAAGAAATCGGTTTCTGAGAAAATGATAGATGACAATTGTGGGTCGTTGGTTTGGTAGACTGTACGTCCCATGTTCGTTGTCTTGATTATGGGTCCGTACTGTTCAAACAATCGTTGATGGTTTCCTAGGTGGTCGGGATAGATTTCGAAGAAATTGCCAACGATTGGAAGTCCTTTAGGGCCGGGAATTTCTCGCACGGATTTACCATCAATCGTAATGCTAATGGAATCCTCGTTTGCAAGGACCTCCGCGACATCGGATAAGATTGCATCCTGGGACTGGAATCCGATTCCTGTAACGATTAGCTAAAGTCCAAATGAGTCCCAAAGACATTCTCAAGCCCACAGGCTTAAGTATACTCGATAAACGTACCATTCGGTTCCACTATAGCAAAGTGTGCAGCAATGAGATGCCTGAGTCCATCGTAATCTAGTGTGGATTCCAGTTCGATTTCTCTTGCGGTAGAGCTAGGCTCCCCCGAAAGGTAGAAGAGTCTGATAGGCATTTTGTCTAAATCTATGCAAATTTCTCACAGGGTCAATTGGTCGATAGGGAAACAATCTCGACCTCCATTGCCAAGGGTCGAGCTGCTAATTTATAGTATCATGAATGGCCGAAATTAGGGTGAAAGGCTGTCTCAACGCGAATCCACATTGTCCGATCCCACATTACCTTGGAATGATAAGGATCGGGTCATAGTACGAAGTAATGAAATGCATAGTTAGATTTGTGCTCCCTGCGACGTAAAAATGCCTCGATGCCTGCCTCGGCATGTTTCGATATCGCGGTCGGCATCGCAATCTCAGAGCCAAACCTAACCAGCGAGAGACACAGATCGTCGCCCTGGACCCACAGCTACCCATTGAAAGTATTGCATTTTAACATAAAGGGGAAAGTGGAAAGCTTTGCAATCGCAATGTCGGTCCCGACTTCCACGTATGTTACAGAATTAGGCCATGTCGTGCCGAATATCCTTCGGGCCGTTTTTAATTTATGTTCAATCTCGGGGGAGAAAATGCCGACTTCAGTGAGACGCTCCGACTGGATAATGTATTT
This DNA window, taken from Aspergillus flavus chromosome 5, complete sequence, encodes the following:
- a CDS encoding amino acid transporter, which translates into the protein MTTTTEYAPPTRKPGNYISATASQNIDMEDNYKNGEEMGTRYDQSDMTRMGKIQELKRNLRPLAALSFASVLQATWEFLLIGNTEALVNGGRAGLFWTYMWTFAGFGLIILTMSEMASMSPTSGGQYHWVSELASPNYQRVLSYITGWMSVLAWQAGAASGSFLTGTIIQGLISVKDPSYEPENWQGTLFVFAMILVIYFFNVYAASWMPRIQNLLLALHILCFVVVITVLWAMAPRQPASAVLLEFSNTGGWSSIGLALMVGQISAIYAGLSSDATAHMSEEVRDAGRYVPIAIVWGFFTNGAMAIVLVIIYLFAIPSLEDALDDPTGFPFIYVFKNAVGTAGVNGLTSIILIPVIFSNILFNASTARQTYAFARDKGLPFAKWICKVNPKRKLPVNAIGLSCVISGLLALINIGSDTAFHAIISLNVAALMWTYVVSIGCLLYRRLSCPETLPPQRWSMGKYGIWVNAAALVYVAFAFFFSFWPTSTPVTLTTFNWSVVIFSAVFIISVAMYIFKGQKEYAGPVISVRRDAMPQARVHRHSIRRET
- a CDS encoding cytochrome P450 monooxygenase, producing MPIRLFYLSGEPSSTAREIELESTLDYDGLRHLIAAHFAIVEPNGIGFQSQDAILSDVAEVLANEDSISITIDGKSVREIPGPKGLPIVGNFFEIYPDHLGNHQRLFEQYGPIIKTTNMGRTVYQTNDPQLSSIIFSETDFFTKKINEAHPLHAIKNQQAGVFLGDTDTPEWRAAHKFLPPALGPKAVRHYAPTMQQTVEDAFKVFDHFDENGEAWNVYQYMLKLGSQAVGKLVLGIDFNHFSSPDAPPHELIQIIAESLSLNKKVTARGDWYAKLPFGDPQRLRNMRYRIFDIVDQSIQNASRNGVEDLPLQDAALKASNMIDYAVRATDNKGEKLPKTSLIQSLVVATGAGFTTTSSLLSWLIYSLVTYPGVQDRLLQELIDNDITEDTQITADLTDRLTFMDKLIKETQRRHNPSYQPARTAKVDMILPGGYKLPEESVVVGALHHLHNNPEVWSNPTRFDPDRWDTEEVKNRHKAAYIPFATGPRMCIGFNFALQEVKVFLPKLVYRYKFTKENDGPIEYDPMFQLIRPNNLYVRAERRVKWPPKSESATTRASL
- a CDS encoding putative glycine-rich protein; translation: MRFQQFALFSLVALAAAVPLSAKDNRVKLASEASLSRKNEYSDISARATIPGIRGEKVNLILRGETAANGTGHGSGGEGGKQGGGGNGGGKDEEGEEGEEGGEGEEDEEGDDEEGDDEEGEGGDGGKGDDGKGEEGHKGPHGGKHGHGDEHGQKGRHGQGGEHGQGGKHGQEGEQSEGGQHGHGNKHGQEGQHSKGGEHGQEEQDGSNGQEAKGNMQRANQSR